The genome window CCCCGAAATAGTTCTTCATGCCGGCCGTCACGCCGGCCATTCCATGGTCCTTGAGGATGGCCAGGCTGATCGAGGCCGTGACGAATTCGGTCAGGATCCGCGAGAACAGGCTGCCCACGCCGAGGTGGTCGACGAGGTCCGGGCCGTAGCCGACGCCATCCGTGTCCGTGCCGAAGACGCGAACGCCGCCGCGCCCGGCGTTGGGAGCGTACCCGGCGTCGCGCAGCTCGCGCGTCGTCCGGTCCCAGATGAACAGGTCCTTCTCGGCCAGTCCGGCCGCGGCCAGCCTCCGGGCCAGGCCGAGCGCGACCTCGGGCCGGGTGCTGATGGCCCGGCCGCCGATGGTGTTGACCTTGATGCCGACGCGATCGCCCGGCCGGAAGAGGAAGCCCGCTGTCTCCGTCCCCGTCCCGCCTTTCCCGAGCCGGGCGAAGCCCCGATCGAACATCGCGGCGACGACGGCCGGATCGGGATCCCCGGCTGCGGTCCAGGCCCGGGCGGACCTGACGATGACGACGCGCGCCTTGGCCATTTCTTTTCCATGATGGGCCAATCGGCGGGGCCTGTCAACCAAGGGGCCGGCTTGATAACTCCGCCCCCGTCCGTTATAGTAAGCGTGATCCGAGAGCGAGGAGGCTGACCATGAAAAGCGCCCGGTTTCACGTCGGGCCGGCGGTTCCGGCCGGCCTGGCGGTCATAGGCCTTCTTCTCG of Acidobacteriota bacterium contains these proteins:
- a CDS encoding DUF362 domain-containing protein; its protein translation is MAKARVVIVRSARAWTAAGDPDPAVVAAMFDRGFARLGKGGTGTETAGFLFRPGDRVGIKVNTIGGRAISTRPEVALGLARRLAAAGLAEKDLFIWDRTTRELRDAGYAPNAGRGGVRVFGTDTDGVGYGPDLVDHLGVGSLFSRILTEFVTASISLAILKDHGMAGVTAGMKNYFGAIHNPNKYHDHRCDPAVAEVFDAPPVKSRHRLTIIDALLVQFHKGPSYHARWAARYAGLVFSLDPVAADRAGWTIIERLRAGAGLPTLEEEGRAPGYLRTAERMGLGTADPAAIETVEEEVA